CGTTCTCCCGTCTTGGTGGGGCGAAAGACAGCCTCGCATCGAGCGAGATGCCCTCGAAGCGGCGGCCCCGCGGGACATGTCGGGCCCTCGCGATCGCCGATCCTCGCCCTCATTTCTTTATGACGAGTTTTCACCCGCTTCCCCTCCCTCCGAAAGGTGATGTTTCAACACTTCCCGGATGCGCCGAACGCATTTTTCGACCCCACTTGCCGAAAGGCGGACCGTCCGGATACCTGCGATCTCCGAGATGGTGAGTCCCTCGAGAAAGAAGAGGCGGAACACGAGTCGATCTCGAGCGCTGGTCCCGGATTGTCTCGACGTCTCTTCGATGGCGCCTTCTATGCTCCTTCGAAACTCCCGGGCGGCAACCAGGCGCTCGGGACCTTCGCCGTCGCGGACGAGCGCTTGCTCATAGGAGAGCCTCTCGCCTCTGTCCTCCGTCGCGACCAGATTGGAGAGCGAAACCGATGCTTTCGGGGTCTTGAGGGTCCTCAGTTTCCGGAAGTGATCCCTCACCAGGTTCACACCAATCGCTGCCAAATAGGTGTAAATCGAGTGCTCGGTATTGCCTCGAAATCGCGACAGCGCGCGCCGCCGAGACTCCAGGAGCTTGACGAATACCGCCTGGGTGAGATCTTCAGAGGTCTCTTCGATCGAGCCGGTGTCCAGCTCCGGATGGCGCGCGGCCTCCATCTGGTACGTTCTCAGGATGGCGAGCCGCAACCTCGGCTGGAAGCGCGA
The Vicinamibacteria bacterium genome window above contains:
- a CDS encoding sigma-70 family RNA polymerase sigma factor is translated as SRFQPRLRLAILRTYQMEAARHPELDTGSIEETSEDLTQAVFVKLLESRRRALSRFRGNTEHSIYTYLAAIGVNLVRDHFRKLRTLKTPKASVSLSNLVATEDRGERLSYEQALVRDGEGPERLVAAREFRRSIEGAIEETSRQSGTSARDRLVFRLFFLEGLTISEIAGIRTVRLSASGVEKCVRRIREVLKHHLSEGGEAGENSS